A stretch of DNA from Polyodon spathula isolate WHYD16114869_AA chromosome 4, ASM1765450v1, whole genome shotgun sequence:
TTCAGCAAATCAGAGAACAACTTCAATGCACATGGCCACCAAGTTAAAGCAGTATTCACAAGCATACATAAACTTCCAATCTGTCGCATTGTGTCTGTGTTGCTTCAGATGTGTATGGTCACGTCACTGCAAAAGCACCTTGTCACCCAACGAAAAActgcatcgcgtctggtgtgcaGCACCCTTAACAGCTCTTTGGGCACACTTCAATACTACTGTAAGCTGAAAGCCTGCTACTGTTAGTCCAAGGGTTCcctcaagaaaaagaaaaacaattccaaacaAATTCCCCAAGGGTCTAAAGAATATCCATCCTGTTAACAGTTCAGTTAAAGAAATGCAGTACACAATATACAATTTGATCACAGGGTCTattttatttgactgtttttattgtatttagtatgTCTGTAATCCCACCTGCTAAACAGCACTGGTATTTAGCTCATTAAAGTAGACCTAAATGTCTTATAGGGGGGAAGCTGAATGAAACTTTTGAAACTTAAGGAGGGAGCAAGATATAGCAGCTACACTTCAGGAACATAAAATTGCcaaccaaaataaaacagcagcaattGTAAACATGCACTTTCCAGTCAGCTGGTTTGATGCAATGAGATGCCATCCTGGACCTTATCAAGACTGGAAACAACGTAAAAGAAATTAAATTCAACTTATTACCAAAGTGCCCAAACATTTCCTTCTAGGTACAATCCCAATGATTTTGGACCTTTTGTACACGAGTGCATTGTAGCAAAAGTCTGTAAAACCATTGCAAAGCAACACAGCAGGTCCTGTAAAAGAGTTTTAGATATGGGCCAACAAAACGTTGACTTATACATACGTGCTGTAAATGAACATGTGCTTGGCTTGCAATGTCAAAAATGACTTCCCTGACGTTTGTCTCCCGACTGCCTCGCATGAAGTCCTCCTGCGAAACCCTGTgctgagaaaattaaaaaagaacactCACTACGTGTCTTCAGGGCCGAACTGAATTTCAGAGACAGTTTTCATGTTTGACAGAAGCAGCGAGTTACCTGATGCTTTTCAGATCTAACCTCTAAATACCCTTTAGACAGCCTTCAGGGCTGCACCAGCTGTGCTTTACAATTTACTTCCTTTTTATCTCTACCTGACTATATTTTGCTGTAAaggaaaaatatacattaaaaaaaagtatttgtgacaaaatatatatatatatacttgtgccattttcttttcctttatatccaaaaccatatacagtatgtaggcAACTTTTCTTTGTGTAcacaagtgtttattttgtgttaaaatgcaTAAGTGCTTATCTCCTTTTCTCATGTGATTCTTGTCTGCCTGCTGATAAGATCTTGTTGACTATCACattcacactgtacacacacactttGTGAAAAAAGTGAGCTTGTACTTTGAGGATtctgtaaaaaatacaaatgaaaaaaaaaattaaaactgtgtTTGCTTAACATTTTGACTACAAGATGTTTCCTTATATACCGGTATCAAAGAGGAACACTACTGTTCATGTGCTGACCTCACTGGAAGTCTTTTCACTGGTAAAAAGACGAAGCAGGGTTGTTCTTTGATATTTTAATGTCATTCGTAACGTCTCTCCCTGTTTCTCTCTCCCGAATGCCAGCTTCTGAGACAAAGGGCTGCCAGCAGTTGTTACCCAGACAGAATGCATCATTCCACTTCACGCCTGGACCTTTTTTGGTTTTCAGCACAAGCAGCCACTCATGCCAAAgagatgtaaaataaaacactcactagTTATACTCAAATAATCAGGCACATGAATTTCAATCCCACTTACCAGCATGCAAATATCCATTGGAAGGTAGACTCTGCGTCTGCTGCTGTTGTACGGTGTCGCTCTTAGACAGGTAACTATTCCCTGAGCTTTCCCAATGTGGCTCGCAGCATGGTCTGCATGGACATCTTTTACACCTGAGCACAAATTCATAAGAAGAAGAAAGATATGTGAGATTTCTAAAGAATTTACAGTGCGATCGTAACAGGGAAATTGATGACTAAAtaccaaacagaacaaaaaacacttcagctTAGTTTTAAGTATTTTCTACTACATAAAAGCACTAGTAATTATGCCACTTTGGtataatattaaaaagaaaactacagctGCCTAAAAAAACTTCACATTTAAAAGGGAGAAATgatttacatgtaaataaatcaattaatgtgCCTAATAAACTGGTACAGCATGCTTTAGCCATTAATAATACatattctaaaacattttgaaaatactgtgAAAAACACATGTTCCATATTACATGTTATTTGATTTCAATATCTAATCAACGTTTAGGTATTATAAAATGTATCGGATATTGTTCACAGACAACAATTAAATAGTCTCTTTTAAAGGCTTAATTcaaaatttgaattgaacagCCTCTTGGGACTTTTTATGGAGTGAAACGAAATATGTcaggataaacaaaaaaaaaatcccattctGTTAATAGTTTAATTCACAATTTAGAGGATAATTTAGTCATTTCAAATTAATTACAtccaatatcatttttttctgagCTATCTAAGAGAGGCAATCGGTCTTAATGATGCCAGTAATGTGATTAATTATACTCAACCTAATTTAGATGGAAAGAGCCTATAATTATCATCTTCCTATGTTATGCGGCGGGCATCTCTTGCATAAACTGTAGTTAtatgaaatgatatatatataaaagcacatttactCATATGGCTTAGTCCACATGGTTTTAGCACAAACACATCTTATTTAGTATATGAAACATGTGAAAACTGTGCACTGAATTACTGGGTTACAAAATTGAAAGTTTTGACATAGGTTTGCATATCATATTTATGTGAATACAACACACATAGGCGTTTTCTTTAATGATCCAATAGTTCATTCCTAATACCACTGTTGTAAAATGTATACCTGGTTTTCAGTGGCGCTAACTTCACTGTATGCAGTAATATTACAAAGGGGTCAGTAAATCACCCTGGAGGAACACCAAGTCGTATTTAGATCTACTGCTGTTTAGACCATTAAAACAGACCCTCCCATATCACTCAGTACAAATTGAATTTCCATAGTCTGCCAGTAGAGGGCAACAATAAGTTACAACTAATTTCTTTTCTCgcatgactttaaaaaaaaaataataataatgtatggaGGGGGGTTAAAAATAAATTCCTACCCAGTGCTTCCAACATTAGATATATCAGACTTGATTGAGCATTCTCTGCATAAGCTTCTAGCTCTTGAATATTTTGGTAAGCCCGGTCATTCAAATCTTTTTcctgtaaacaaaataattggtttTAAAGAAGAACGTTCAGTACAACAGCAGTAAAGGTGTGCAGAGAACTCAGACCACATTTTGTCTTTAATTTCATATCACAGTTACCTCATTTGGCCACCTGGTGGTTTAAGATGCAACAATTCTATATAATAGAAAGtacatttacagcatttataCACTGGGCAGCACTGTTCTATACAAAATGCAATTCCTTATGATGAGCaatttaattccaataaataaaaaaatttaaaaaaaactctatttgtgttttcagttacaTGGAAAAAGTACACCGCCAAAAAACATAGCTTAAAATACATACCCAACACCATAAACGCAGGCTTCCAACGCTCTCCATGATTTTGgctaaagaatgtccaaaccaagtttATTCACGACTGAATAAGAACTTCTAAGCATACAGACAAGCAGACCAACAGGATTCCTCCCGCAAACCCCCAGATTACGATACAATAATTACAATTGGTACCAAGATAAATATGTCACTGTGCATATCAAATCAACCTCTCGTTTCATTTTAAACTTACTCTTTCATCAATGATTCTAGAGAACCACCTTTTTGTCAGCTTGTGCTTATTCACTGCctgttaaaaagcaaaaaaaaaattaaaatgtaagacTGAAATCACTTAACACTGCAGCTCTGTTAATGAGTCTATACAAACTCCACTTAACTAATCTTGTGTATGTGTACATTTCCCCAtgttatttaattagttatttaactatttaattaattatctttCAGTTACTTTTACATTAACAATGACAATGCTATACTTACCATGGCTtctaaaaatgtaccaaaaacaaaacaaagtacaactttgataaatacaagcatttttttacattacatacaAGTTATTTGTTATGTGGTTGTTATTTTGGTTCCTTATAAAAAGGTACCAAATAACATCATAACCTTTTACAATGCGTTATTAGGACAGTGTGCAGTAATTACAGTTGTATTGTTTCCACAGCAACAGGGAGGGAAGGACATACAATTCACTGTCACGGCAGTGCCAATCACATTAAACATACCATATGAAACAACCTCCCCCTTGTAAGACATCTTCAAaaagtaaaacactttttttttaatgaaaaataaagacaatCACTTgtcaatgccaaaaaaaaaaaaagtacagaccTTCCACAGTTCTATGGCAACAGGTTGAGGTGGAGGGTCATCGTTATAAATATCTTCTAGCGTTTTCTTCCAAAACTGCATTCGCATCAGCCCTATTGTCTTCTGGGACACTGAATCCTTGATCTATAAAGTAAAACATCCATTAGTTTGTAATACAACTCCCAGTGCCGGTGTAAATGGTCTACTGTCCAAGACAATTAATAAACATCGGTCACCACTGCCTGATGCCTCACAGAGAGTTGGATGGGTTTGGAGACAGAGACCTGCCCAGTTTGCAGAAAATTCTGATTTATGATTCTCAAATATAACCCACAATTACATTAAGTCAGTGGATccaaataaactaaatacaaaaaataaatacaccatGCAGCCAGCAGGTGGCAACATTTTCCAGCTTAGTCTTGGCACCTCACGTGTCATGTCAACTCTGATTTCTTTCAGTGATGATAAAGATTGGTCAGGTACAAAATTAGGAAATGACAATCCCTACTCTTACCACCTTCTTAGTACTTATCAATGTAATTTCCTGCTGTGTTCCTGAATCACATAGTGATGTGAAGAAAGAAGCTGGAATACCTGCCTGAGCCAGCTCCACATTGAAGGCCCTCAGAGCAAAGGAAGATCCACGAGCCTCTGCAGGCAGCAGCAGCGAACAAAGGAAGCCTTCATAATCCCGGGCCCTGTAAACACAGCAATGGGGCATGCCAGAAAGTACTATCCTATTGGAAACATGATCAGATTCACACCACATACTGTGTAGCTTTGGTTTCAAAATGATCACTCATAATTAAATGGTTACAGAGATGGTTGGTgggaaaaatgaataaataaaaaaaaatcattagcaCCCAACGTTATCAATAAAGGACCAATTTGGTACATTTTCCTGGTAATTCTCAATGTGAGGATTGTATTGCAATTATGcaagtaaataaacacaaatgaaaaatgttttgtttttccccagtTCTTCACTTTCATGGGCAACCACTGGATAAGGTTACATATGCACAAACTGACAAATGCAAATTAACTTCACTGCTGCAACTTTGCTTTTTCCTTGTTGTTGTCTACGTTTTACATcagtagctcattgggcacatacataatgttatttacattttacatagtgagcagataggtttgttgattgtttgagtagtgttgttccttgggataacaaaatactgagctcaagtcatgtgatttcataaaaaaccTAAATTGCTAAAatgttgattaagaatctgtataaatagccatttgagaAGACATAATTTTAAGTATTataagaacagcgaaagatacaaTCATATCCTGCTTCAGTAATGAAGAAGGTCTGGTTGCTATTGGcgtgattgaaggcggcctgtctgtgagagaagcctggagaatgagatgttatGCCTCAACAATCaccagactagtccagagaaaccagaaaATTCAACTGAtaacttgcttaattagacctttttacttgttttcagctcttgaacagttgcttatttcaagttagctgtaaaattttataagtaacttgaactgcaactgtttaagagctgaaaacaagtaaaaaggtctaattaagcaaattatctgttcaattaagggtctaattatGTAATTaagagctcggctggaatgaaaacctgaagccacaggaggtccccagtaccgagtttgagaagccctgatgtaGAGAAAACATTATCATAATCATCATCTATTTATTGGGggcttactctttcttattataatttatctggacatgtacagttGTCGAATAGTCCGAGAAGTATTGAGTCAGACTCCAAACTTgctgttggaggcggggcgtcattcaagcaagcaggcagggagtggattggctggtgctgaaagaactgaaacagggttgggagttgattggctgattttgagggagggtgtcgtccctgttgatttgctgtccagtagctgcgaattgagccttcattaccgTGTCCTGTCACAGTTATTAGTTCCCTTGTCTctagaaagtatgtttaagttatatatatatatatatatatatatatatatatatatatatatatatatatatatatatataaaaaaaaaatcagattagtTGTAGTTTAGAATGTTAATGGGAAAAGCCAGTATTTGTGCGcggattcattttaaaatataattcacagttaagtacatacatactgtatagggGAAGGCACTCATCAGCTTTTTGCACTTCACGGTCTCATTCACTGCGTTATCAATGAGCAGCATATTAAATGCAGGTCATACACATTCCTTTAGTGACAGCTCGTTTTTGAAATTTTgtgcgacaaaaaaaaaaaaaaaaagatattaaatcTAGCCATACCGAAAAACAATTACAAGACTATTCTGGGCTGATTTAGCTGAATCACACTGACTCAGGATTAGGTGCAAACAGGCACTACCTTACAACCAAGCAACTACATAGAGACTAGATAGGAGTGAATTTAGTTTTGAAGCGATGTTCGAAGCGGAATTAAATTGCAATGTCAAACAATTGCCATTTGTTGTTTTCACATTTAACTCGTATTCTGTGTCTTTCACAAGACACTAGGTTGTGTAGCACTAGAGCAAAGCAATATATCGTCCCCCTATTAGCGGTGCAGGGCATAATACAAGTATTAATTGGAATTAGGGAAATTAAGTTTTCTAAATCGAGCGACAATGCTTCTGTATATATTAGATGCTTATTATTTCAATATAACAATGCATTCAATTGAAATGTTGGGCGGATTTTAAACTGGGATACTTAGTGCTTACCTAACGAGATCAATGCAGTACTTCTCGTTGTTCTTCGATTCGGTGTTTGAGGGTGTCGTTGAGGCATTCCTTCTTGAATCTGCACAGGACCATGTCTGGACAAGGCTAGCTGCTGGTAAGAATGTTTTTCTATAGCTGGCAAATAAAGAACATCTAAAGGTTGCAAATATTTTACTAAAACTCATGCCTGCTGCCATATTGGCAATAACCTGTTACCCTTCAACTTTGAACTTGGCTTTTTGTGTTACTACTTCGTGGCGTCCTCCCTAAAACAGATTTCTCGCGCTTTTGTGTCCGGTTTActttttttgaattattattattaataataataataataataataataataataataataataataataataataataataaatagatggCCTGTTTTTTTGTAATCGGCGTTATAATATAATCGCTGGTCTTcgctatttaaatgtgttaacaGCATTAGGCCTAAGTATTTAATTATTCGTTAATgatgtttatgtgtttttttctcattcaaaCGCCACTGTCAGATgtgttcttgttatttttttaatggcttcGTTTGTTACGGTCACATATCCTAGTCCtacagttttatttagtttgcaGAACTACATCACGTGGTCAACCTCACTTATCTGTCATGTGATTAAATTCCCGTCTGACCAGATGCTGGAGAGTATGTACTTAAAGTACATTTTGATACAATCTTAGTTTACATTATGGCTAAACATTATTTAAGGTTTCATATAACATTGTTGACTTTTCTTATTATACGTTGCTGTAAAGGATCAAATGTTGGGTAagtgcttttatttcatttattgtgTGTATCTTCTGAACTCTGTACTTGCAGCTCACTACCAAAAAAATCAACTTCCAATGTGGTTTACGTTTTAAGtaatttttacacatttttcacatttgtgtgtgaaagtggtattAGTTGGTTTTGAGAAGTAGCTGCATTAACGATGATCTTGTGATGGCCttttttatagtacagtatttccgAAGATGCGTTTATAGTTCACAAACTGCgagcatttgtatttttgtttaagatAAAGTAAGTTATTTAGAGTAAAAGAGTTGTGTATAAGTGGGTCTTGTGTGTGATTTCTAAAACAACTTCTGTCTCTTCTGACAAAAATTCCAAACTGGTTGATTTTTAGacttgttttttgtgtaaattgaaaatgaattattataaatattataaattcaTTTCCCAACATTAGCCAACATTCTTTGATCACAGGTTATTGATAGTATCGGAATATGGTGATCAGTAGCATCTCTGTTCGTGGGCTGTCTGCCACAgtccgagtgtgtgtgtgtgtgtctctatatatatatatatatatatatatatatatatatatatatatatatatatatatatatatatatatatccctaatATATTAATTACCCAGGGCTGCACAGTTGATTTATTTCTTTGCATGTGAAACTACAGTAaagtgtgttgtgctgtgtttctTTGTGGATCATTTTATACATTATCACCGTGCCGACAGAGCTAGTATAATTCTATGTGATCTTTTTTGTAATGAAGCGTGATGTCATGTTTTTGCAGTGGTGAAAAATATCACTCCCTACCAGCGGTTGCTGTGTGAATTGATCCAAGCCTGGACCAGCAATAGATAGGACCAAATCATAAGAAAGATATATTGAATGAGAAAGATGTGTTGATCAATATTTTCTTAGTAAAATGAAACATGAGCCAGTGTATCTGTGAATTGTCTGCTTCCCATGTATAGTTTTCCTCTGCGCACCAgataagaaaaacatttataaaaaatgtaataatgttatCAGCAATAAAGGTGAAAGGGTGTTTATTCATTGTTGCTGACGTGTTCGGAGAGATATTTTTGTGGTCACCATGATCTTGAGCAACCACAAATGCACAATGCAAACCTCATCAGGCACACAAGTCCCTGTCTCTCTATTTCTTAAACAGTACACTGTTTTGTGCAGCAATGAAGGCTATACCATTTTAATTGTCCCTCTTGCTTCTAAGAGTTTAGTACATGACTGTATCTCTGTTTCCCATTTATGGCGGTGCATGAATATGGTTACCATTGAAATGTGCACAGAATGTTGACATTAAGACACtcaatagctttttttatttaatttttttaaaggctaCAGTACTATGCCTATATGCCCAACAGCTTTTGTAACATCTTAATTTGAGAGAAAAGAGGAATGACAGAAACTCTTACAAGTGAAAAGAAGACACACTTTAAGGAATTGAACTATTAGTAATAGTTCAAACTCACAACATGCAACTGTCAGTTGGGTCCAAAATAAGGAGAAAAGTGggattgaaaactacaaagctgccTTTGTAATTACCATAGAAACATACCTTAGGAACTTATATAAGTTGTTGATTGTTAttgattcttttttgtgtttgtttgtttcctttgttGTCCCCAATCATATTGGCTTTAAATCTCTATACTTTTTCATGACTTATCTAGCAGCACTTTTATCTTTCAGAAACTCCTTAAATGATGACCTGCTGTTGCCCTACCCCCTGTCACAGGGACATGGGCCTCAACACAACAACAGATACGTGAGAGACTGCCAGCCTGTCATTCATGGCAATGTGACTTATGAAACCTGGACCAGTGATAAAACTGCTGATTTTCCTGTAGCTACTACCAAAGTATTTGTATCAAAGTTTCCCGTTGCAGATGGGACAGTAAAATCAGTCTATGGCCATATGACTGTTGTAAGAAACCCTCTGAAAACAGTATCAGTTTTGGAACCTGGAGGACCTGAAGGATGTACCAAAAACCTTACTGCTACAGTAGAAGAAACGGCAAAACCAAGAAAGTGCCTGGTTGCCCAGAACGGCGGCTTTTTTAACACCCTCTTAAAACAGTGCCTTGGAAATATTGTGAGCGACGGGAATTTGGTTCAAAATAGCAAAGGAATTCAGAATGCTCAGTTTGGGATCAAGAAGGATGGTACATTGGTCTTTGGGTAAGCACATGATATTACATCTTACATAATGTTTTCTTCACTGGTGTCCAACTTTCTCCACAAGGAGAGCCACTGTTACAGAATTTGGCCAGTGCTGAGCCGATAGCTTATTTTATTGGAACAATTAGATACatctataactataaaacaccCAATGGTAGTATATGTAGGAATACTTTTAAAACCATATGACAACAGCTTCAACTAGCAATCTTTCTTTATCATAGAATATTGTGAAGGAattcttgttgaaatgtttgtcatggaattgtataagtttcttttagtattactacctGTCCGATGCaacatttgaaaaatgaataaaatgctgAAGCCCATACAGTAAATGTCTCATTTTATTCCGGTCACATTGTtgcttgtgtttaaaatgcaacatCAGTATAACATAGTATAAGGAGGGGACTAGCCATAATATTTAATCTAGTTTCTTAATAATTTGACCTCCTTACACAGTATGCCCGTTGTTGTGGACTGAGTACAATTGAACTTGTCTGACAGGCAACTCGGTTCAGTGACTTGGAGGGCTGCATTTGGTCATTTATGTATATGGTGTGAACATTAACTAAGGAAGCAAACAATATGGTACATTTTTTTCCACATgatgtttgtgtttggatagtttaAATGTCATCGAGATTGTACCCCCGTCTTGCTGTCCTGCtaacagaaacagacacacataAAACCTGCACATTAAAATACGACTTTTGTTCTCGATAATAATGTAGTAATAAAGTATGGTTGTAAAAAGGTTATTTATAACCTCTTTTTTCACAAATAGCTACTTGTTGTAAGCATTAAAATGTTAAGGAaaggtgaataaaaaaaatacaattacatttaaagctACTAAAGTAGCTGTTGCAAAGTAATTAAAATAGAATAGAATTTACCATCATTAGTATACTTTATTCTTGCAATcggtatgtaatatatatatatatatatatatatatatatatatatatatatatatatatatatatatatatatatatgtgtgtgtgtgtgtgtgtgtgtgtgtgtgtatatatatatat
This window harbors:
- the ndufaf6 gene encoding NADH dehydrogenase (ubiquinone) complex I, assembly factor 6 isoform X2 → MWSWLRQIKDSVSQKTIGLMRMQFWKKTLEDIYNDDPPPQPVAIELWKAVNKHKLTKRWFSRIIDEREKDLNDRAYQNIQELEAYAENAQSSLIYLMLEALGVKDVHADHAASHIGKAQGIVTCLRATPYNSSRRRVYLPMDICMLHRVSQEDFMRGSRETNVREVIFDIASQAHVHLQHARSFNKSVPPKAAPAFMLTVGLEDYLDKVRKADFDVFHPSLQTRNPLLPINLYIRSWKNTY
- the ndufaf6 gene encoding NADH dehydrogenase (ubiquinone) complex I, assembly factor 6 isoform X1 encodes the protein MAAGMSFSKIFATFRCSLFASYRKTFLPAASLVQTWSCADSRRNASTTPSNTESKNNEKYCIDLVRARDYEGFLCSLLLPAEARGSSFALRAFNVELAQIKDSVSQKTIGLMRMQFWKKTLEDIYNDDPPPQPVAIELWKAVNKHKLTKRWFSRIIDEREKDLNDRAYQNIQELEAYAENAQSSLIYLMLEALGVKDVHADHAASHIGKAQGIVTCLRATPYNSSRRRVYLPMDICMLHRVSQEDFMRGSRETNVREVIFDIASQAHVHLQHARSFNKSVPPKAAPAFMLTVGLEDYLDKVRKADFDVFHPSLQTRNPLLPINLYIRSWKNTY